A stretch of DNA from Arachis hypogaea cultivar Tifrunner chromosome 19, arahy.Tifrunner.gnm2.J5K5, whole genome shotgun sequence:
tatgtgagtagaagaatagaaggaatagaatgaagaagggagaagaggaATTCGAacacacagagagggagagggttcgaattataagaggaagagaagtgttagtaaataaataaataaatagaaagagatgagaaagagaagaaatttgaatattaatttaaaagaaaagaaaaatatttttattttattttaattattggttagtattcgaaaatattaaaagaaataaaataaaattaaaacttaaaacaattagttaattaaaaagaattttgaaaaggggttagttattttcgaaaattggagagagaaaggtagttaggtggttttgaaaaagataagaaatagtaaaacaaacaaaaagtcaagtagttaattgaaaaagatttgaaaatcaattttgaaaagataggaagttagaaaaaaaagattttgaaattaaattttgaaaaagatatgattgaaaatttattttgaaaaagatttgaaaaggaaattaaagagatttaatttttgaaattaaagttgattacttgactaacaagaaactaaaagatatgattctagaatttaaaaattgattctttcttaataggcaagtaacaacttgaaaatttttgaatcaaaacattaattgttagtagtaatttcgaaaatcatgaaataaaaataagaaaaagatttaaaaaatcaaattttaagaaagaattcaaaaatattaaaagaaatttgaaaaatattttaaaagatagaatttttaatttgaaaatttgatttgactaataagaaacaactaaaatttaaaactttttgactaaatcaattcaaaatttcgaaatttatgagcaaaataaaggaaaagatattttttatttttgaattttaatgaggaaagagaaaaacaactcaatgacacaaaacatgaaaatttaagatcaaaacaaaaaatgcatgcaagaacactttgaatgtcaagatgaacaccaagaacactttgaagatcaagatgaacatcaagaacttatttttgaaaatttttaggaaaagaaagacatgcaagacaccaaacttaaaaatttttattctttagacactaataattaaagaatgcatatgaaaaacaagaaaagatacaaaacaagaaaatttaaagatcaaacaaagaaattcatcaagaacaacttgaatatcaatgaagaacacatgcatgaattttcgaaaatttaagaaagattaaaacatgaaattgacaccaaacttaaaatttgatactagactcaaacaagaagcacaaaatttttggtttttatgattttattaatttttttgtatattttttgaaaatattttggaaaaagaaaataaataaattcaaaatttttaataggaattccaggaatcatgcaatgttagtctaaagcttcggtccaaaaatttagacatgactaaatagccagccaagctttatgtgaaagcttcggtccaaaagattagacatggccaaatggccagccaagcttcagcagagcattacatacaacagccaaattgatgagaatcaaaaaGCTCCTAAAATGATAAGtgaaagcctcagtccaaaaaaattagacatggcttagcagccagccatgcttcacatatcatctgaaactctataATTctatcttaaaaattctgaagaacatatatttttttttcgaaattaaaattaaaaagcttaaacataaaataaaattacctaatctaagcaacaagatgaaccgtcagttgtccgaactcaaacaatccctgacaacggcaccaaaaacttggtacacgggaTCGTGATCCCACACTTTTCTTCACAACTCCttgtagctgaccagcaagtgcactggatcgtccaagtaataaaccttacgtgagtaagggtcgatcccacagagattgtcggcttgaagcaagctatggttatccttgtaaatctcagccaggcgaattcaaatggttatgaggttttgataattaaaagataaataaaacttaaaataaaataaagttacttatgtaattcattggtgggaattttagataagcgtctggagatgctttgttgcttctgaacctctgctttcctattgccttcttccaatcatgcgctacttccttccatggcaagctgtaagatcctctcagtgaaaatggtcctctatggtttctgcacggctaatcaactgtcggatttcttgtctcggatgaaaaataccaggtacagatACTGCATGGcttatcatctgtcggttcccactagcgtcagaataggatccattgatccttttccacactATCACTTGCGCTCAACAATCGcatgtttgaagctcgtcacagtcattccttcccagatcctactcggaataccacagacaaggtttagacttttcggatcccaggaatggctgccaataattctagcctataccacgaagatactaatctcacggactcggtccgtgtattagatatccaagagaatatactctggctgtcgtccaattactacgttgaacatcatgtagaccgcttgttggttgtcaggcacgcggatcttggcttagcgagtaacgaagattgggtgattgtcactggtcaccccttcattatgacttaattgaattaagtacaagagtatatcttggagaataagtaggcgtgaattgaatgaaaaacagtagtaacaCTACAAGAAACATCACTTTTAGCGgctatttattttgcttttagcggcaataaaaatAGCCGCTAATACATTTACCGGCAATTAGACATTAGCCGTCTTATGCTTTGCCGCTAAAAGGTTTTAGTGGCAATTATAACATTTACCGGTAAAGACCTTTTTAATGGCCGCCAAAACTATATAATTTTTAGCAGCCATTTTtttggcaatttatatggccaccaaAAGTAATTCTAAGATTTCAATATTATTCACTTTTAGTAGCCATTACTATTGCCACCAAAACTCATTTTACTGGCAATTTATATagccactaaaaataattttaaaattgtaataTTATTCACTTTTAGTTGCCATTACTTTTGCTGCTAAAatcttaagattttttttaattacactCACTCTTTTAGAAATAACCACctaccatttttttaaaatttcaaattttatcattaattattattattatactacataatataaatatactaaaattaattactacaaaatgaagaatttcattaaattcaatataattaaatatttatacacaaaGTTCTCTTGAAATGTAATAAAGCATAATACAAATTCAAACAACACAAATACTACAAATCTATGTTACATCAATGATTAGCACATAGTTAATGATCAAAAGAAAACAAATAGAGCCTAGCTCACATGCAATACAATAATACAGCAAAGAGAATGAAGCAAAGTTCTCAATCACTCAATTATATGAGACCATTTATGTATGGATTGCTCCGCTACAATTCGGCTCTTCAGCTTTTAACCAGCTCTCTTTGCCTAATCAATTGAAAACCAGCTTTAATAGAAAGATTATAAAAAGGATAATAAAAATCACTAACTTTCTTTTTACTCTTAGTTTCTACTTCAATTCTGTCTAAGAAAAGAATCAGTAAGGTATTCAATTAGGAACATCTAAATAACTAGTATTCAACCAGTCACCATGATAACACAAAAGCACCAAAAGGCAACAATTAAAACTCACAGGTGGTAGGAGCTGCTCATTTAATCACCTCTATTGGTGACTGGATATGGTACAAGTCTCACTTGATACATGGTATATCACACAGTTAGCAGTAATGACTAACAACCATCCATGCCAAAATTTTGGTTAAAAATCCATCATGCAATTATTGAATAATGCATGGAAACAAGTTTGAATATATATCGTAATAGgtacaataattaaaaattgcATGCGAAATAGGGGTCACCTACTTACCTCTCGCTCCCGCTtcctctttttcttcattttgaggTCTTCGGCTTCCTGAGCACTAATTACCTTTCCAAAACTCTTGTCGTTATTAATAGATGCCTTTAATAGAAGAGAAAGAGTCAACCATATCAAAATGCATTATAATGACCTCACAAAAAAGGAAAAACTAATTGCTTGTAATTTGAGGAATATCACAACAATGAAACAAGAAATTTTACCTTTGCTGCTTTTGCAGCAACCTTCTTTTCTGTCTCTGCTACAAACCAAGTTCTTTTAGGGCAGGAAAAGATCTCTTCCTTATGAGCAATCATGTTTTCAGCCTGCCCATTTCATAAGAGCATGATTATATTTGAATGGCAAATCTTAGGAATGAGAAAATGCAGAATGAATGGAAGGTTCAAAGTCACATAATACAATACTAGTATTAGGAAGTACTATTTCTTAAACCATAATGTGAAGTGAACACACATAAAGATTTGGAGAATTTTCCATCAAAGTAGGACatgttatttattaataataaaacagGACATTTTACCAGCTTTTGTTTCAAATGATCTGAGCATTCAACTTCGTATACCATGTAACTTGCGAGAATTAAATGACACCTGCAAAAGTTAAATTCAATTCAGGTTCCTTCAACAGAGGAACAAGACAGCAATTCTAAAATTTTCCACCAAGCTAGTTGAAAAATTTCTAAGATGtagttatattaataaaataatagatcCAATTTTATTATTCAATCACCAGAgtgttaatattaatattaatttggaaAAGAAAAGGCTGGTTAGTTGTTAAGACTTTATAAGCCAGTCAAAGAATACGATATGAAAGATTACTTAAAGAGTTAGACTAAACAAGCAATAATAGGTACTATCTTTAATTTCTTCTATAAAATGACAAATTACACAAACAGTTGATAGCTTGATTtagttgccatttaatttctacCAGAAACAATGTATACATATAACAAATTTAGATCAAGCTAGCCATATACATTTTAGGCCCTAGTTAAGCTAATGATTGGTTTCAATTAGCTTTATGGTTTCAGAAAGGTTCATCAATCATTGCACATgcaatcaatattccttttaaccACCCTACTAATTTGGATTGCTAGAAAAAACAACAACTAGTATTGGCAACGTAAGTGACTTGTAGCCATGtgttagaatttgaaaagaaataaataaagagGTAATCTTGTCTTTATCTGCATCAAAATTGACTAAGTTCTTTGAAGCACGGTGGCATCCATGTATTATATAATGCACCACAAGGAATGAACTTTAGATCAGAAGCAGAGTAGTGTGAATAATGGTGCAAATGGGGTTCCAATATTTGGGCACAAAAGGCATGAGAAGTGGGTATGAGAGGCTTGGAAAACAACGTTGTTGGGTGAATTCTGTGAATGAAAGATTACGAGGTATTAGGTTGTCATGAGAATGTACAATGATGTTGTCAACAGAATGAACTTGCATGAAGTGTTTGGTAatgctgttgttgttattcccACACAATGAGGTCTTCTTGtaatttctcatcatcatcatccaaatTTATTATGTCATTTTACTATTTCTTTCATAAAATTtagattgtaaaaaaaataaaaagaaaaaaaagacacaCACCTTTTCATCATGAGCAGGGCCACCAAAAGAAGAGGGCCTCTTTGCAGCTTGACTTGCAGTAGCATTTGCAGACGGCACTTTATTTCTTCGATTAGGATGAGAAAGTGAGATTTCATGCTGAAGAAGCCTTGGTGGAGGCTTGTGATTGGGCTGATTTCTTGCCACCTTCTCTTCCTCCCTTGCAAACCTCTCTCCTTTTAAGAGGATTATAATTGcagcattcaaattcaaattgagATATCAAACCAAAAGTCTATATACAAATCTATTGAAAACCAAACTTTACGAAATTCAAAACTAGAATATCAAGACACTTAATATATCTGTAGCCAAttttattcaaaatcactttttaaACTCAAAAGCAACACAAcctttttaattgcaatttatttTAAAGCATACAATTGAAGTTTTAATTTTGCATATTtaatgattataaattataagCTAAGAAAAACATCTCCTAAAACAAGATAATACTGTTAAACCAAACTACAAATCAAAACAGATTGAATAACAAAACAAAAagtaattcaaaattttatatactattataacaaaaacataaaacaatttagaatttcagataacctTAAAAATATATCCCCCATTATACTAATGCGCTTATCGGTATTGATAGAATCAGGCTAACTCGTTTTATTGCTATATATAACCAATAAGCAAAATGATGAGAAATATGCTGACCGAGTAATTGATTGCTTTCCAAGGTAGAGGAGGCCTCTGCTTGaacctgaaataaaaaaaacaaaaaattaaaagtaaagatATTAGGAACTGAGTTGATATGTGATACCAACTCTTTGGACATAAGATATTTTTAAGTGAAAGAAAAACCTGAAGTGGAATTCATGTTTTTGATATTGATTATGGATAACtcaattctttttctgtttcttgatGGAGTATAAGACACTTTTAAGTGAAAGAAAAACCTGCAGTTTCAATATTGATTATGAACTACTTTTCTAGTTTTCAATAAGCTCTAAATTAGTTCAGAACCAGTCCATCTAATTTTTAACCAGCTCAGAATTGTTATCCATTTTCTGAACTTGCATCCAAGTATAGGGATGATATTCTAAAAATCATACAATTAGAAAAACCacagaattagaaacatttttataTTCTGAGCAATAATGCAAACAAAATCTTAATGAAACTCTACAGAAAGCATTTCAAACACTTAAAATTAGGATCTGAAATCCAAATATAAACAGAGCAAGAAAGCAAGAATGGCAGATCAAGCAAGTAAAAACGGAGAAGATAGAGCAAACAAAATATTAGGATCTGAAACACTTAAACACTTCAATTTTAGCTTGATCTGCCAGATTCATTAGGATCAAGCAAGCAAACAGAGCAAAAGTAGTAATACAGAGAGAGAATCACAGGCTTCTAAATATTGAAACCTAAATCGAAAAATAAATGGAGAAGACCTACCGACAGCGGCGATCTTGTGCGTCTACATGCAAGAACAGCGGCGGTACAAGCGGCGGAGGTGTGGTGTTGTAACAAGAACAGTAACGGTGGCTAGAAGACATTGGCGACTAAAATCTGAGATGAACAAATGATGACAGCGATGCAGATCTGAGGTGGATCAGATGGAAATGAGGTCCAAGGAGTAGGATGATGGACGGCGACTGTCGGCGATGGTAACGGTTACGGCGGTGGTGATCGGCGATGGAGGAAAGCACGCGAATTAATCTAGTGTCGATACTTCTCTTCCTTTTTTcagtttctctttctctctccagttttcaatttcatttaggGATAATAAAAAGAACATAATAATAAAGTTTAGTGGAAATAATGATAATGGCCActgtaataatttaaaaaaattaaaattataagtaataaaagataataattttCTGGCAATAGTAATAATGGCCACTATAATATATTGTAATAATGACAAATATATAATTACCGCAAAAACATAACTTAAATTAAAGAATTAGTGGCCATTATGTTATTGCCACCAAAAGTTTGTCgctaaaatacattttttttgtagtgtaattgtattaattcatgaagaacagcagagctccacacctcaatctatggggtgtagaaactccaccgtagaaaatacgtaagtgaaaaaggtctaggcatggccgtgaggttAGCCTCAAACGTGTACAATGGTCTAAAaatcaaagtgatcaaaagataaaaactctctacgaatacaatagtaaaaagtgctatttatactaaactagttactagggattacagaaaataagtaactaagtgtagatagtgcgaAAAtgcacttccgaggcccacttggtgtgtgcttgggctgagaattgaagctttttcgtgcataggctgttcctggagttaaacgccagctttggtgccagtttgggcgtttaactccaattctggtgccagtttgggcgttttatgccaagatgttttaggctagctttggacgccagtttcggccatcaaatctcgggcaaagtatggactattatatatttctgaaaagcccaggatgtctactttccaacacaatcaaGAGGGCACAGATTGGGCTTCTgaaactccagaaaatctacttcgagtgcagggaggtcagaatccaacaacatttgcagtcctttttcagcatctgaatcagatttttgctcaggtccctcaatttcagacagaaaatacctgaaataacagaaaaatacataaactcatagtaatgtctagaaatatgatttttgaataaaaactaataaaaatataataaaaagtaattaaaacatactaaaaactatgtaaaaataataccaaaaatggtataaattatccgctcatcacaacaccaaacttaaattgttgcttgtccccaagcaactaaaaacaaaataggataaaagaagagaaaatacaatgaattccaaatatcaatgTAGCTCATTTCCAATTAGATGGGTGGGgtttgtagcctttttgcttctgaacagttttggcatctcacattatcctttgaagtttagaatgattggaatctataggaactcaaaattcagatagtgttattgattctcctatttcagtatgttgattcttgaacacaactactttatgagtcttggccgtgaccctaagcattttgttttccagtattaccaccggatacataaatgccacagacacataactgggtgaaccttttcagattgtgactcagctttgctaaagtccccagttagaggtgcccagagctcttaagcacactctttttgctttggaccacgactttaatcgctcagtctcaagcttttcacttgacacctacacaccacaagcacgtggttagggacaacttgatttagccgcttaggctaggattttattccttggggccctcctatccattaatgctcaaagccttggatcctctttacccttgctttttggtttaaagggctattggctttttttgcttgctttttctttttctttattttttctttattttttttcgccatttttttcgcaagctttatattcattgctttttcttgcttcaagaatcaattttctgatttttcagattatcaaataacaattctcctttttctttattctttcaagagccaacaattgtaacattcataaacaacaaattcaaaaaaaatatgcactattcaagcattcattcagaaaacaaaaggtattgccacca
This window harbors:
- the LOC112777263 gene encoding uncharacterized protein isoform X1, which codes for MSSSHRYCSCYNTTPPPLVPPLFLHVDAQDRRCRFKQRPPLPWKAINYSERGLQGRKRRWQEISPITSLHQGFFSMKSHFLILIEEIKCRLQMLLQVKLQRGPLLLVALLMMKRCHLILASYMVYEVECSDHLKQKLAENMIAHKEEIFSCPKRTWFVAETEKKVAAKAAKASINNDKSFGKVISAQEAEDLKMKKKRKREREVSRQRELVKS
- the LOC112777263 gene encoding uncharacterized protein isoform X2; amino-acid sequence: MSSSHRYCSCYNTTPPPLVPPLFLHVDAQDRRCRFKQRPPLPWKAINYSERGLQGRKRRWQEISPITSLHQGFFSMKSHFLILIEEIKCRLQMLLQVKLQRGPLLLVALLMMKRCHLILASYMVYEVECSDHLKQKLAENMIAHKEEIFSCPKRTWFVAETEKKVAAKAAKASINNDKSFGKVISAQEAEDLKMKKKRKREREAKRAG